The genomic region CGCCCACGAGGCGGTCCACAGCCGCGCCGGCCAGCAGGCCGAGGGGCAGCACGACAGAGGGACGCGCCCCGGGACGTGGGCGTGCGAGCACGCAGAGCCTCCTCGCGCCGAGGTGTCCACGCCTCGATCGGCCGGTCGGTGCCGGGTCCGGCACCGAGGGCTGGAGTCTCCTGGCTCCCGGGTCGACGCTCGCCCCCGGCCTTCCCGCCGTCGCCGGCCGTGGCCCTGGTGCGCACGGCCGCGGGCTCCCGCCCGGGCCTTGCGTGGAGGTCTGCTCTCCGGTCACAGTGGCGGGACCGCACCGGAGTCGCACCGGCTTCCTCCACCACCCTCGCCCGCTACTCCATCATGCGGGGGCGAGCCCGTCAAAGCCGCTGGGCGTGACGGAGCCTCGGCGCACGGTGGCGACCCGATCTCGTAACAATGCCGAAACTGTCCTGCCGCAGCGACCGTGTTCCATCTGCCTGCTGCCCGGCGGGCCGATACCCTCGCCGCGCCTGAACTTCTGGAGGACACGCACGATGATTCGCAACGGCCGGCGCACGACGACGATGGGCGCCCTGGTCGCCGCCGCGGGGCTTCTCCTCGCCGGCTGCGGCGGCGGCGACGACGAGACCACGGACACCCCGGCCGCCCCGGCACCCACCGGCGCGGTCAGCAACGCGCCGACGACGCCGGACGTGGAGCTGGTCAGCGACGGCAAGCTCACCGTCTGCACCTCGCTGCCGTACGCCCCGTTCGAGGCGAACGTGGACGGCAAGGTCCAGGGGCTGGACGTCGACCTCATGGACCTGGTCTCCGCCCAGCTCGGGGTCACCACGGAGATCCGCGACACCGGGTTCGACGGCATCCAGTCCGGCGCCGCCCTGAACGCCGGCCAGTGCGACATCGCGGCCGCCGGCATGACGATCACGCCGGAGCGCCAGCAGAGCATCGACTTCAGCGACCCCTACTTCGACGCGAACCAGGCGCTGCTGTCCAAGAAGGGCAGTGGCATCACCTCGCTCGAGGCGGCCGAGGGCAAGAAGCTGACCTCCCAGGAGGCGACCACGGGCGAGAAGTACGCCCGCGACGCCGGCCTGGACCCGGTGTCGGTCGGTACGCCCGACCTGCAGTTCAACGCCCTCAAGGCGGGCCAGGCCGACGTGGCCATCCAGGACCTGCCCGTGGTCAGCGAGTGGCTCAAGGACCCGGCCAACGCCGACTTCGAGATCTCGGCCACCATCGAGACCGGCGAGCAGTACGGCTTCGGCGTCAAGAAGGGCAACACCGCCCTGCTCGACGTGGTGAACTCCGTCCTCGAGGGCGCCCGCACGGACGGCACGTACGACGAGATCTACAGCAAGTGGATCGGCGAGGTGCCCTCGGCGGCCGCCACGCCGGCCGCTGGCTGACAGGAGCACGCAGCACAGATGGCAACGACGAGCGCGCCCGCGCGCCGCTTGACGCGCAGACAGCGGCGCCGGGTGTCGCTCGGCCTCCAGTACGCCCTGCTGGTCGCGCTGGTGCTCGCCTTCGCGTTCCTGGCCGACTGGGGGACGCTGAAGGAGAACTTCGGCAACACCGACCTGGCCCGGGAGATGTTCCCGGACGTCATCACGACGGCGATGGTCAACACGGTCAAGTACACCGTGTTCGGCTTCCTGCTCGGCCTGCTGCTGGGCCTCGTGCTGGCGCTCATGCGGCTGTCGCAGATCCGGGCGTACCGGGCACTGGCCGGGCTCTACATCGAGATCTTCCGCGGGCTGCCGGCCCTGATCATCTTCATCTTCATCGGGTACGGCGTCCCGTTCGCGTTCCCGGGCTGGCAGATCCCCGGCGGGCTGACCGGGCAGGTGACCCTGGCGCTGGGGCTGGTCTCCGGGGCGTACATGGCCGAGACGGTCCGCGCCGGGCTGCAGGCCGTGCCGCGCGGGCAGACCGAGGCGGCACGCTCGCTCGGCATGTCCTCCGGCCGCGCGATGGTCTCGATCGTCATCCCACAGGCCTTCCGGATCATCATCCCGCCGCTGACCAACGAGCTCGTCCTGCTGCTGAAGGACTCCTCGCTGGTCTACGTGCTCGGCATGACCCTCGAACAGCAGGACCTGACCAAGTACGGCCGCGAGATCACGCAGGCCAACTTCAACAGCACCCCGCTGCTGGTGGCCGGGATCTGCTACCTGGTCCTGACCGTCCCGTTGAGCTACCTGGCCCGTCGGCTCGAGGCAAGGCAGGCGAAGGCACGATGACCGCGACAACCCCCGTACGCACGGCGACCGGTGGCCGTCCCCCCGTCATCGCGATCCGCGACGTGCACAAGTCCTTCGGCCAGAACGAGGTCCTCAAGGGCATCGACCTCGAGGTCCAGGCGGGCGAGGTCGTCTGCGTCATCGGGCCGTCCGGCTCCGGCAAGTCGACGCTGCTGCGCTGCGTCAACCTGCTCGAGCAGCCCACGTCGGGCACGGTGCACGTCGAGGGCATCGAGGTCACCGACCCCGACGTCGACATCGACGCGGTCCGGCGCCGGATCGGCATGGTCTTCCAGCAGTTCAACCTCTTCCCGCACCTCACGGTGCTGGACAACCTCACCATCGCCCAGCGCCGGGTGCTCAAGCGCAGCAAGGCCGAGGCCGAGCAGGTCGCCCGGGCCAACCTCGAGCGGGTCGGGCTCGCCGACCGCGCCGACGCGTACCCGGCGAAGCTGTCCGGCGGGCAGCAGCAGCGCGTGGCCATCGCACGCTCGCTCTCGATGAGCCCGGACCTCATGCTCTTCGACGAGCCGACCTCGGCGCTCGACCCCGAGCTCGTGGGCGACGTGCTCGCCGTCATGCGCGGCCTCGCGGCGGAGGGGATGACGATGCTCGTCGTCACCCACGAGATGAGCTTCGCCCGTGAGGTGGCGTCCCGGGTCGTCTTCATGGACGGCGGGGTCGTCGTGGAGGACGGCCACCCCGACCAGGTGATCGGCAACCCGCAGCACGCGCGCACCCGGACGTTCCTGTCCCGGGTGCTCGACCCGGCTGCGGCGTCGCTCGGCGAGGGGCCGGCCGGGGCCCCGGACCCCGCGGCTGCGGCGCTGACCGACGGTGCCGTCGCTCCGCGGGTGGGCTTCGAGAAGGGGCCGGGCCTACCCTGACGGAGCGCGAGCGCCCGTAGCTCAGCGGATAGAGCAGCGGACTTCTAATCCGACGGTCGCAGGTTCGACCCCTGCCGGGCGCGCCCACGGCCTTCCTCCTGCGGGAAGGCCGCTCCCGGCGATCCCTCGGGGCGGTGACGGGCCTCGCGGCGGCGACCCTTCGAGCGAACCGTGTTACGTGTCTTTTACTTCGCGCTTCAGCCGTTCCGGCCTCGGCGGCGTCCTTGACAGGGACAATTCCTGCGGGCTAGGAATTCGGCACGCATCGGGCGACCGCCACCGCCGCCGGGTGAGTGCGCAAGCCCCTGACCCACGTCGCGCCCGCCCCCGGGCACCCCAACAGCTGCGGCCGCTCGTGCGGCCCCGGACAACATCACCAGGAGGTCGGGCACGTGAGAGCCCGTTCCGTTCGACTCCCGCTGCTGGCGGGCGTGCTGCTCGCCGGGCTGCTGGTCCCGATGACGCAGCCGGCCGAGGCAGCCATCACTCCGCCCTGGTGCGGCACCCCGAGCGCCGACGCGGCCGCCAGCCTCCCCACCGGGGCCCCTGGGGACCCGGCCGGCAGCTTCCCGCACATCCCGTACTACGCCGTCGGGTGCACCCTCGAGCGCATCGCCGCGCAGAGCAACGGCCGCATGACCGTGGAGGTCATCGGCGAGTCCGCGCTCGGCCGCCCGCTCTACGGCGTCGTCATCAACGCGTTGGAGACCAAGCAGCAGCGCGACGACTACCGGGCGTGGACCAGGGTCCGCAAGCAGATGCTGGAGGACCCGGCGAAGGCCCAGGACCTGGTCGACGCGGCCGGCCCCCGGATCAAGACGCCCATGGTGATCCAGGGCGGCATCCACGGCAACGAGTTCGAGGGCGTCGACGCCGCCATGGAGCTCATCGAGAAGTACGCGACGACGCCGTACGGCCAGGACCCCGAGGTCGACCACGCCCTGGACCACCTGGTCCTGGTCTTCAACCCGATCCAGAACCCGGACGGGCGGGTCACCGGCCTGCGGCCGAACGGCAACGGCTTCGACCTCAACCGGGACTACCTGTCCCAGACGCAGCCGGAGACGATCGCGTCGATCGACCTGCAGAAGGAGTGGCTCGCCCCCGAGCTGCTCGACCTGCACGGCTACGTCGCCCCCGCCCTCATCGAGGGGACGACCAAGCCGCACAACCCGAGCGTCGAGTACGACCTCTGGATCAAGTGGAACCAGCCGCGTGTGGCCGCGAACGTCGCCGCCATGGACGCCGCCGGCTTCGAGACGACCATCCCGGTCACCGAGTGGTGCTCCGACGGTGACTTCCCGAGCACGACGACCGGGCTCTGCGCCAACGGGCGGCCCCCAGGCCCGGCCGAGGCCGAGGGCTGGGACGACTGGGGCCCGTTCTACACCGGCATGTACGCCCAGCAGATCGGCCTCGACGCCTCCACGATCGAGATGTGCTGGACGCCCTTCGACATCTGCGGTGGCCGCATCGGCGCCAAGAACCAGCAGGTCGTCGTCGTGGAGTCGACCATGGGCTTCGTCGCGGACAACCGCAGCGCGATGCTCCACGACCAGCTCGAGATCCTGGTCCGCAACGACACCAACGCGCCCCGGCCGGAGTGCTGCCCGGCGCCGTACGACGTCGACAACAACTGGATGGGCGAGTACGGCGAGGGCTACCTCATCCCGATGGGCACCGGGCAGCGCAGCGAGGCCGAGGCCAACCGGCTGGTCGAGTGGCTGCTCTACAACGACATCGAGGTGCAGAAGACGACGCGTCCCTACACCTACGGCGACACGACCTACGCCGCCGGCTCCTACGTCGTCCCGCTGGCCCAGCCGCGGCGCGGGCTCGCCGACACCGCGCTGTCGATCGGCGTCGACATCTCCGACCGGATCAACCAGCTGTACGCGTCCCCGGCCGCGTGGAGCCACGGCTACCTCTGGGGCGCCGACGTCGTCCCGGTCCCGCGCGGCACCGCCCTCCCCTCGGCGGTGAACAAGGTCCGGACGCCGAGCCTGCTCGGCGGCGGGGTGCAGGGCGGCAGCGCCGACTACTACGCGCTCGAGATCGACTCCCCCACGGCGGTCCGGTTCCTCAACGACCTCGTCTCCGACGGGGAGCTCCGCCCCAAGCTGGCCCTCGGCCCGGTGCAGGCCACGACCGGCACGCTCGCCGCGGGCTCGATCGTCCTGCCGGCCGGCCGTGAGGCTCGCCGGACGCTGG from Motilibacter aurantiacus harbors:
- a CDS encoding amino acid ABC transporter permease; protein product: MATTSAPARRLTRRQRRRVSLGLQYALLVALVLAFAFLADWGTLKENFGNTDLAREMFPDVITTAMVNTVKYTVFGFLLGLLLGLVLALMRLSQIRAYRALAGLYIEIFRGLPALIIFIFIGYGVPFAFPGWQIPGGLTGQVTLALGLVSGAYMAETVRAGLQAVPRGQTEAARSLGMSSGRAMVSIVIPQAFRIIIPPLTNELVLLLKDSSLVYVLGMTLEQQDLTKYGREITQANFNSTPLLVAGICYLVLTVPLSYLARRLEARQAKAR
- a CDS encoding M14 family zinc carboxypeptidase; the protein is MRARSVRLPLLAGVLLAGLLVPMTQPAEAAITPPWCGTPSADAAASLPTGAPGDPAGSFPHIPYYAVGCTLERIAAQSNGRMTVEVIGESALGRPLYGVVINALETKQQRDDYRAWTRVRKQMLEDPAKAQDLVDAAGPRIKTPMVIQGGIHGNEFEGVDAAMELIEKYATTPYGQDPEVDHALDHLVLVFNPIQNPDGRVTGLRPNGNGFDLNRDYLSQTQPETIASIDLQKEWLAPELLDLHGYVAPALIEGTTKPHNPSVEYDLWIKWNQPRVAANVAAMDAAGFETTIPVTEWCSDGDFPSTTTGLCANGRPPGPAEAEGWDDWGPFYTGMYAQQIGLDASTIEMCWTPFDICGGRIGAKNQQVVVVESTMGFVADNRSAMLHDQLEILVRNDTNAPRPECCPAPYDVDNNWMGEYGEGYLIPMGTGQRSEAEANRLVEWLLYNDIEVQKTTRPYTYGDTTYAAGSYVVPLAQPRRGLADTALSIGVDISDRINQLYASPAAWSHGYLWGADVVPVPRGTALPSAVNKVRTPSLLGGGVQGGSADYYALEIDSPTAVRFLNDLVSDGELRPKLALGPVQATTGTLAAGSIVLPAGREARRTLDALAKRTGLEFQPVKAAGVPALDDVDRSPRIAVLTGSLDQSVWSLRNLGFTANPVSTAMLNGTTNPLDSYDVVFNAGTAFPGNTAANATARARLAAFFAAGGGYIGAGTAGAGFLTSGGQVTGLTATARTGGGRSGIVWWDNTGGASSVITGAYPARDTAMMDPPTWLTAVPSTFTVDARLPQSGFFAAGLWAQDTQSASAGGSAIVAHGTNTAGTSRMTVFAMNPLYRADPEREWPMVSAAAYWADK
- a CDS encoding amino acid ABC transporter ATP-binding protein, yielding MTATTPVRTATGGRPPVIAIRDVHKSFGQNEVLKGIDLEVQAGEVVCVIGPSGSGKSTLLRCVNLLEQPTSGTVHVEGIEVTDPDVDIDAVRRRIGMVFQQFNLFPHLTVLDNLTIAQRRVLKRSKAEAEQVARANLERVGLADRADAYPAKLSGGQQQRVAIARSLSMSPDLMLFDEPTSALDPELVGDVLAVMRGLAAEGMTMLVVTHEMSFAREVASRVVFMDGGVVVEDGHPDQVIGNPQHARTRTFLSRVLDPAAASLGEGPAGAPDPAAAALTDGAVAPRVGFEKGPGLP
- a CDS encoding transporter substrate-binding domain-containing protein encodes the protein MIRNGRRTTTMGALVAAAGLLLAGCGGGDDETTDTPAAPAPTGAVSNAPTTPDVELVSDGKLTVCTSLPYAPFEANVDGKVQGLDVDLMDLVSAQLGVTTEIRDTGFDGIQSGAALNAGQCDIAAAGMTITPERQQSIDFSDPYFDANQALLSKKGSGITSLEAAEGKKLTSQEATTGEKYARDAGLDPVSVGTPDLQFNALKAGQADVAIQDLPVVSEWLKDPANADFEISATIETGEQYGFGVKKGNTALLDVVNSVLEGARTDGTYDEIYSKWIGEVPSAAATPAAG